One window from the genome of Cyclobacterium amurskyense encodes:
- a CDS encoding NAD-dependent epimerase/dehydratase family protein has translation MKSIEELEEILSKPTGNLVEDIKKIKGDILILGVAGKMGPSLAKLASRALKDAGKKSKVIGVSRFSDPSLRTDLESHGVTCIAADLLDDEALQALPDAENVIYMAGKKFGTTGQEHSTWAMNAYLPGRVATKYKNSKIVVFSSGNIYPFVHYASGGALEETPPEPIGEYAQSCLGRERVFEYFSHQYNIPMLMYRLNYAIDMRYGNLLEIGKMVNTEKPINLRSGHMNVIWQGDANEIAIRSLLHTTSPPKILNVTGPETISIKQVAEKFGKLLDKHPVFINEPEPKVLLNNASLCHQLFGYPSVSLLTMIEMTAQWIQQDGKTLNKPTHFQEREGKF, from the coding sequence ATGAAATCTATAGAAGAGTTAGAAGAAATACTAAGTAAGCCTACAGGCAATCTGGTTGAGGATATAAAAAAAATTAAAGGCGATATCCTGATTTTAGGTGTGGCTGGTAAAATGGGACCAAGCCTAGCCAAGCTTGCAAGCAGAGCATTAAAAGATGCAGGCAAGAAAAGTAAGGTCATTGGTGTTTCCCGTTTTTCTGATCCAAGTTTGAGAACAGATCTAGAAAGCCATGGGGTAACTTGCATAGCTGCAGATTTATTGGATGATGAGGCTTTACAAGCCTTACCAGATGCAGAAAATGTCATTTATATGGCAGGCAAAAAATTTGGTACAACAGGGCAGGAGCATTCCACCTGGGCCATGAATGCCTATTTACCTGGAAGGGTAGCTACTAAGTACAAGAACTCAAAAATTGTGGTGTTTTCAAGTGGTAATATTTATCCATTTGTGCATTATGCATCAGGTGGAGCTTTAGAAGAAACCCCACCTGAGCCAATTGGAGAGTATGCTCAATCTTGCCTCGGAAGAGAGCGAGTTTTTGAATATTTTAGTCATCAATACAATATTCCAATGTTGATGTATAGGTTAAATTATGCCATAGACATGCGTTATGGTAACCTATTGGAAATTGGCAAGATGGTCAATACCGAAAAACCTATTAATTTAAGGAGTGGCCATATGAATGTAATTTGGCAAGGAGATGCAAATGAAATTGCTATTCGATCTTTGCTACATACTACTAGTCCCCCGAAAATTCTTAATGTAACCGGACCTGAAACAATCAGCATTAAACAGGTGGCTGAAAAGTTCGGCAAATTATTGGATAAACATCCAGTGTTCATCAATGAACCTGAGCCCAAAGTTTTGCTTAACAATGCCTCGCTGTGTCATCAGCTTTTCGGATACCCAAGCGTTTCCTTACTTACCATGATTGAGATGAC
- a CDS encoding redoxin domain-containing protein — protein sequence MKTNPIVPYLFEKNIAFPNILVKTRFGNVHLKSLIQNKRIIIYTNPSELIPKTKKEKERFELALKQLKELNYHLIGFSKNSFEEHLFSINWLNSQLEDYLVFPIFYQPQNEAKKTLEEILSKKILIDSPIYFIDKAGNAQSILNGDVLKEKGLENIVEFASKMVLTNQSFNNPNFALKN from the coding sequence ATGAAAACCAATCCAATAGTTCCCTACTTATTTGAGAAAAACATAGCATTTCCAAACATATTGGTAAAAACACGCTTTGGAAATGTTCACTTGAAGTCTTTAATTCAAAATAAAAGAATTATAATTTACACCAATCCTTCTGAGTTAATCCCAAAAACCAAGAAGGAAAAGGAAAGATTTGAATTGGCACTAAAGCAATTAAAAGAATTAAACTATCACTTGATTGGTTTTAGCAAAAACTCCTTTGAAGAACATTTGTTTTCAATTAACTGGCTCAATTCTCAACTAGAAGATTATTTGGTTTTTCCCATATTCTATCAACCTCAAAATGAAGCCAAAAAAACTCTAGAAGAAATCCTATCAAAAAAAATATTGATTGATAGCCCTATATATTTTATAGACAAGGCAGGGAATGCCCAGTCTATCCTAAATGGAGATGTTTTAAAAGAAAAAGGGCTTGAAAATATCGTGGAGTTTGCCTCTAAAATGGTCTTAACAAATCAAAGTTTCAACAACCCAAATTTTGCTTTAAAAAATTAA
- a CDS encoding Nramp family divalent metal transporter, protein MIQRWFKSLGPGLITAALVFGPGSLTITSKLGAVYGYHLLWVIIIATLLMLTFTGMGARIGLASEHSLITLFRNKWGKSAALLAGISVFFVTAAFQAGNTVGAGLALSESLGQTNSLWIVIISLMAISLLFFKSFYKILEKVMMLMVGIMLISFLFTLILAPPAWDEVLSGLSPNIPEGSFILVIALVASSFSIAGAFYQSYLVQEKGWKKEESNDALRESYTGIVVLGLISSMIMISAATILYPKGVTVTSAGDIGMALEPVYGKFSFMVFMVGLFGASFSSLLGNASIGGTLLSDSMSLGRNLNSTPVKILISLIIIIGASIALIFGRLPLELIVFAQGITIFAVPFIGLGLFLIGNDTTIMGGLKNNTFTNVVGIIGLMVLFTLAFSNAYSLFYA, encoded by the coding sequence ATGATCCAACGTTGGTTTAAATCTTTGGGCCCGGGACTAATTACTGCCGCTTTGGTTTTTGGTCCAGGTAGCCTTACAATTACTTCCAAATTGGGAGCCGTTTATGGCTACCACTTACTTTGGGTAATTATAATCGCTACACTTTTGATGCTGACCTTTACTGGGATGGGAGCGAGGATAGGTTTGGCTTCAGAGCATTCTCTTATTACTTTATTTAGAAATAAATGGGGTAAATCAGCCGCTTTGTTAGCTGGAATTAGTGTGTTTTTCGTGACCGCTGCTTTTCAGGCAGGTAATACTGTAGGAGCTGGCTTGGCTTTGTCCGAATCTCTAGGCCAGACCAATAGTTTATGGATTGTAATCATCTCATTAATGGCCATCTCTCTGCTTTTTTTTAAATCTTTCTATAAGATTTTAGAAAAAGTGATGATGCTAATGGTAGGCATTATGTTGATTTCTTTCCTATTCACCCTAATTCTTGCTCCACCTGCATGGGATGAGGTTCTGTCTGGGTTGAGCCCAAATATTCCGGAAGGGTCCTTTATCTTGGTAATTGCCTTGGTAGCATCCAGTTTTTCTATTGCAGGCGCTTTCTACCAATCCTATTTGGTGCAGGAAAAAGGATGGAAGAAAGAGGAGTCTAACGATGCCTTAAGAGAAAGCTATACAGGAATAGTAGTATTGGGTTTAATTTCTTCCATGATAATGATCAGTGCCGCTACCATCTTGTACCCTAAAGGAGTAACAGTTACTTCAGCAGGTGATATAGGTATGGCATTAGAACCCGTTTATGGTAAATTTTCCTTTATGGTTTTTATGGTGGGGCTTTTTGGAGCTTCATTTTCCTCCCTATTAGGGAATGCAAGTATCGGTGGTACCTTGCTTTCAGATTCCATGTCATTGGGTAGGAATCTTAATAGTACTCCAGTTAAAATATTGATTTCCCTAATTATTATAATTGGTGCTTCTATTGCGCTAATTTTTGGGAGACTACCTTTGGAATTGATAGTGTTTGCACAAGGCATTACCATATTTGCAGTGCCATTTATAGGATTAGGCCTGTTCTTAATTGGTAACGATACCACTATAATGGGTGGCTTAAAAAACAATACTTTCACCAATGTGGTTGGGATTATTGGTTTAATGGTGCTATTCACCTTGGCATTTAGTAATGCTTATTCCTTGTTTTACGCATAA